In Pedobacter sp. W3I1, one DNA window encodes the following:
- a CDS encoding YhcG family protein → MELSKNELFNAIKEIISQSRLKVFRAANSALLESYWQIGKLIVEDELQGKLRAEYGAATLRTLSNQLTLEFGKGFDESNLRNIRSFYKSFPIRDAVRHELSWTHYRLLSRLDSEEKRKFYIEESIISNWNSRELQRQINSLSYERSLTGPKTNNPNPNIQDYIKDPYIFEFLGLDSDTKNTEKSLESAIINHLQKFLLEFGKGFAFVARQQHIVTDTSDFFIDLVFYNYILKCFVIIDLKTTSLNHQDIGQIDMYVRMYDDLKRNDDDSPTIGLLLCTEKDETIVKYSVLSDKNQLFASKYLLYLPKEEELKAIIEQDRQRFELDNQ, encoded by the coding sequence ATGGAATTGAGCAAAAACGAGTTATTTAATGCCATAAAAGAGATTATTAGCCAATCCCGTTTGAAAGTATTTCGTGCGGCAAATTCTGCATTACTTGAATCTTACTGGCAAATTGGAAAACTTATTGTTGAGGATGAGCTGCAGGGAAAATTACGTGCAGAGTATGGCGCTGCAACCTTAAGAACCCTTTCAAATCAATTAACTTTGGAATTTGGAAAAGGTTTTGATGAAAGCAATCTTCGAAATATTAGAAGCTTTTACAAGTCATTTCCAATTCGTGACGCAGTGCGTCACGAATTGAGTTGGACGCACTATCGACTGTTATCCAGATTAGATTCTGAAGAAAAAAGAAAGTTCTATATAGAAGAATCTATAATATCAAATTGGAATAGCAGAGAATTACAGAGGCAGATAAATTCTTTATCATACGAACGCTCCTTAACTGGGCCAAAAACGAACAATCCGAATCCAAACATTCAAGATTATATAAAAGATCCTTATATTTTTGAATTTTTAGGTTTGGATTCTGATACTAAAAATACAGAGAAAAGTTTAGAATCTGCAATTATAAACCATCTTCAGAAATTTTTACTGGAATTTGGAAAAGGTTTCGCCTTTGTTGCCCGGCAGCAACACATTGTAACAGATACTTCAGACTTCTTTATAGACCTCGTATTTTACAATTACATTTTAAAATGTTTCGTAATCATTGATCTTAAAACAACAAGTTTAAACCATCAAGACATCGGACAAATAGATATGTATGTTAGAATGTATGATGATTTGAAAAGAAATGATGATGACAGCCCAACCATTGGCCTGTTACTTTGTACGGAGAAAGATGAAACAATTGTGAAATACTCAGTTTTAAGTGATAAAAATCAGTTATTCGCCAGTAAGTATCTATTGTATTTACCAAAAGAAGAAGAATTAAAAGCAATTATAGAACAAGACAGACAACGTTTCGAACTAGATAACCAATAA
- a CDS encoding thioredoxin domain-containing protein, translated as MSETNNLIHASSPYLLQHAHNPVNWYEWGAEALEKAKAEHKLILVSIGYSACHWCHVMERESFENHEVAEVMNRHFICIKIDREERPDIDQIYMYAIQLMTGSGGWPLNCICLPDQRPIYGGTYFRKNDWINILENVAALWANEPDKAIQYAERLTSGINDSEKIIPALEKEEYTNQHLTEIIEPWKRHFDIGYGGYNRAPKFPLPNNWVFLLRYGFLKDDESVFTAVCHTLEEMSRGGIYDQIGGGFARYSVDDKWHVPHFEKMLYDNAQLISLYAEAYQCTKFYSFKQTVVETINWVFEEMTSADGLFYSALDADSEGVEGKFYIWDKAEFDQVLGEDAQLIGAYYNITEEGNWEEEQTNILRKTISDDDLLAKFDIDAEQLYDKVNSAKTKLMAVRSKRVRPGLDDKCLTAWNGMMIKALADVAEVLNHKPYYEKASTAANFILNHLKSENGGLYRNYKNGKASITGFLDDYAFFIEALIALYEADFDEKWLEEAKSLTDYVIANFTDADSPMFFYTSAESEDLIARKHEVMDNVIPASNSTMAQNLQQLGLLFDIAQYTEKASEMLAAVHPKIKSYGSAYSNWAIQLLNEVYGINEIAITGLETDSIKLALSGHYIPNKITLGGTKSNLPLLKGKQSNETKVYICRNKVCQLPVNSVEDALEYLQ; from the coding sequence ATGTCAGAAACTAATAACTTAATCCACGCTTCGTCGCCATATTTATTGCAACATGCCCATAATCCCGTTAACTGGTACGAATGGGGAGCAGAGGCATTAGAAAAAGCCAAAGCAGAGCATAAACTGATATTGGTAAGCATCGGCTATTCGGCTTGCCATTGGTGCCATGTAATGGAACGCGAAAGTTTCGAGAATCATGAAGTTGCTGAGGTGATGAACCGCCATTTTATCTGCATTAAGATAGACCGCGAGGAGCGCCCGGATATTGATCAGATTTATATGTATGCCATCCAACTCATGACGGGAAGTGGGGGCTGGCCTTTAAACTGCATCTGTTTGCCAGATCAGCGCCCAATTTATGGCGGAACCTATTTCAGGAAAAACGATTGGATCAATATTCTGGAAAATGTTGCTGCACTTTGGGCAAATGAGCCTGATAAGGCTATCCAATATGCCGAACGGTTAACTTCAGGCATCAACGACAGTGAAAAAATAATCCCAGCGCTCGAGAAAGAAGAATATACAAACCAACACCTTACTGAAATTATTGAACCCTGGAAACGCCATTTCGATATAGGTTATGGTGGATATAACCGTGCGCCAAAATTTCCTTTACCTAATAATTGGGTGTTTTTATTGCGCTACGGCTTTTTAAAAGACGATGAATCTGTTTTTACAGCTGTTTGCCATACACTCGAAGAAATGAGCAGGGGCGGTATTTACGATCAGATTGGAGGCGGTTTTGCCCGTTATTCGGTTGATGATAAATGGCATGTGCCACACTTCGAAAAGATGCTTTATGATAATGCACAGCTCATCAGTTTATATGCAGAGGCTTATCAATGCACCAAATTCTATTCGTTTAAACAAACTGTAGTTGAAACGATAAATTGGGTTTTTGAGGAAATGACTTCAGCTGATGGCTTGTTTTATTCAGCATTAGATGCAGATAGCGAAGGGGTAGAGGGCAAGTTTTACATCTGGGATAAAGCAGAATTCGATCAGGTTTTGGGAGAAGATGCCCAATTAATCGGCGCTTACTACAACATTACCGAAGAAGGTAATTGGGAAGAAGAGCAAACCAATATTTTGCGTAAAACCATCAGCGATGACGATTTGCTTGCGAAATTTGATATTGATGCAGAGCAGCTTTATGACAAAGTAAACTCAGCTAAAACAAAATTAATGGCTGTGCGTAGCAAAAGAGTTAGGCCAGGTTTGGATGATAAATGTTTAACTGCCTGGAATGGTATGATGATTAAAGCTTTAGCAGATGTTGCAGAGGTATTGAATCATAAGCCATATTATGAAAAAGCCTCCACTGCGGCTAATTTTATTTTAAATCACTTAAAATCAGAAAACGGTGGCTTATACCGCAATTATAAAAACGGAAAGGCTTCAATTACTGGCTTCTTAGATGATTATGCCTTTTTTATTGAAGCGCTAATTGCCCTGTATGAAGCTGATTTTGATGAAAAATGGTTGGAAGAGGCAAAATCATTGACCGATTATGTGATCGCTAATTTTACAGATGCAGATTCGCCGATGTTTTTCTATACCTCTGCAGAAAGTGAAGATTTAATTGCCCGTAAACATGAAGTAATGGATAATGTAATTCCGGCTTCAAACTCTACCATGGCGCAGAATTTGCAGCAACTGGGTTTGCTTTTTGATATAGCACAATATACCGAAAAAGCTTCAGAAATGCTTGCTGCGGTTCATCCAAAGATTAAAAGTTATGGTTCTGCCTACTCAAACTGGGCTATTCAATTGTTAAACGAAGTTTATGGTATAAACGAAATTGCCATTACCGGTTTAGAAACCGATAGTATTAAGTTAGCATTAAGCGGACATTATATTCCGAATAAA